A genomic segment from Janthinobacterium sp. 64 encodes:
- the ccoS gene encoding cbb3-type cytochrome oxidase assembly protein CcoS — translation MEALYLLIPLSVVVVFIALWVYFTASDSGQFDDLVGPGLRVLQDDDTPPEAAAPPAPQRE, via the coding sequence ATGGAAGCACTGTATCTTCTCATCCCCTTGAGCGTCGTGGTCGTCTTCATCGCGCTGTGGGTGTATTTCACGGCCTCGGACAGCGGCCAGTTCGACGACCTCGTCGGACCGGGCCTGCGCGTGCTGCAGGACGACGATACGCCGCCGGAAGCGGCCGCCCCGCCCGCGCCTCAGCGCGAATAA